A window of Gallaecimonas kandeliae genomic DNA:
AGGGCCGCTGGCGCATCCCCTTTGGCCAACACCTTCTCGATACCCTCCTTGTATTCCCCCGTCTTCTGGGCCTTGTCGTCGGTCAGCAAATAGCGACCTGCCCCGGCATGGGTGTCGTGAACATAGAAGGGTTTGTCCTTCTGTTTGAGGTAATCGAGGATGAAGGTGATGACGGCGTGTTTGAGGACGTCGGCGTAGTTGCCGGCATGGAAGGCGTGGCGATAACTAAGCATGGTACTGGCCCGCAGGAAAAGTTCGGGGCATTCTAAAACGACGGTCACCTGAAATCATCATCCCATGTACCAGCCCCACCCCGCTATCAAGCATGCCAAAGCCATGGCCCAGAACCTGGCCGCCGATACCGGCCGAGAACTCACCGACTGGCGCGCCCTGGTGGCGGCCGAAGCTCCCAACGACCCAAAGGCCTGGTTGAAGGCCGAGTACGGCCTTGGCGGCGCCACCGTAGGCCTTATCCTGGATCCTTACAGCGCAGATGAAGACCATTACCTGGAGATGGCCCCCAAGTGGGTGGACGCCCAGTACAGCGGCAAGATGGCGGCGCTGCGGCCCCTCTATGACGCCGTCGAAGATCTGCTGTTATCCATCTCGGACGAGGTCCAGCTCTGCCCCACCCAGACCCTGGTATCGGCCTACCACAACAAGCTCTTCGCCCAAGTCAAAGTCGCCAGCCAGTCGGCCATCGACCTGGGGCTGGCTCTGGGCACTGCTGTGCCTTTCGGCAGGCGACTGGAAGATACGGGGGGCCTCGCCAGGAAAGACAGGATCACCCACAAGGTGCGGCTGACTGACGTCAGCCAACTGGACGACGAACTGGGCCAGTGGCTGGCCCAGGCCTTTGAGTTTGCCCGTTAGACCAGGCTGGCCACTTCTTCTGGGGTGAGGGGACGGTATTCGCCCTCGGCCAGATCCGGATCCAGCTCCAGGGCGCCTACGGCTTCGCGGTGCAGATCTACCACCTTGTTGTCCAGGGCGGCGAACATCCGCTTGACCTGGTGGTACTTGCCTTCGCTGATGGTCAGCAGCACCTCGGTATCGCTGATGCGCTCCAGCTGGGCCGGTTTGGTGAGGTGGCGTTCGCCGCGCAGCTGCACTCCTTCCAGGAAGCGGGCCTCGGCGTCGGCCACCAGGGGCTCGTCCAACCAAACCCGGTAACGTTTCTGGCACTGATGCTTGGGGCTGGTGACACGGTGGGACCACTGGCCGTCATCGGTCAGCAGCACCAGACCTGTGGTGTCGAGATCTAGGCGCCCCGCCATATGCAGGCCGAAGCGCTCCCTGTCGTCCAGCAGCAACAGTACCGAGGCGTGTTCGGGATCGTCGGTGGAGCAGACGTAGCCCTTGGGCTTGTGCAGCATCAGGTAGCGGCTGCCCAGGGAGCGCATGGGCTCGCCGTCCAGAAGTACCTGATCCTGCTCTGTCACCTTGAAGCCAGGATCCTTGACCACTTCCCCGTTCACCGACACCAGCTCCTTGTGCATCAGCCTTTTTACCTGGGCACGGGAGTAGTCTGAGTTGTCGGCGATAAACTTATCCAAACGCATCTGTAACGAACCTTAAACGCTAGGGAGCGGCATTTTACCCTTAATTGCGCCCCTGACCCACTTAACCTTGCCCCCTATTTGCCTTAGGCTAAAGGGAAGTCCGAACCCACCCCCAATTTTGGAAATCCGAACATGTTCGAGAGCCTGCACGCCCTGCCCGCCGATCCCATCCTTGGCCTGTCCGTTGCCTACCAGAAAGACGGCAACCCCAACAAAGTGGATCTCGGTGTAGGTGTCTACAAGACCGAGACCGGTGAAACCCCGATCATGAAGGCGGTCGCCCTGGCCCAGCGCCAGCGCATCGACACCGAAACCACCAAGACCTATGTCAGCTCCGCAGGCGATGCCGGTTTCAACGACAAACTTGCCAAGCTGGTGTTCGGCGCAGAAAACCCGGTGCTGGCCCGCCAGTGCACCGTCACCACCCCGGGCGGCACAGGCGCCCTGCGCATGGCAGCCGAGCTCATCAAGCGCTGCCATCCTGGCGCCACCGTCTGGGTCACCAACCCCACCTGGGCCAACCATACCGCCCTGTTCCAAGATGCAGGCCTGGTGGTCAAGTCCTACCGCTACTTCGACAAGGACAATTCCTGTGTCGATTTCGCCGGCATGATGGAAGCACTCAAAGCCATACCCAAAGGGGATGTCGTACTGCTGCACGCCTGCTGCCACAACCCCTCTGGCGCCGATCTCAGCCAGGAGCAATGGAAGGCTTTTGCCGAGCTGGCCAAGGAAAAGGGCTTCACCCCACTGCTGGACATGGCCTATCAGGGCTTCGGTGTGGGCCTGGAAGAAGACGCCTTTGGCCCCCGCTACCTGGCCGAGACCCTGCCCGAGCTGCTGCTCACCACCTCCGGCTCCAAGAACTTCGGCATGTACCGTGAGCGCGTCGGCGCCCTGACCATGGTGGCGGAGAACGGCACCCGCGCCGAGATCCTCTCCAGCGTCATCCAGAACGTGGCCCGCTGCATCTACTCCATGCCCCCTGTCCACGGCGCCGCCATCATCGACATCATCCTCGGCTCCAACGAGCTCAGCGCCCTGTGGCAGCAGGAACTGGCCGAGATGCGTGGCCGTATCCACGATCTGCGCGCCCTGCTGGTGGAAAAACTCCACGCCCGTCAGGACCAGAAGGACTTCAGCTTCATCACCCGCCAGTACGGGATGTTCTCCTTCCTCGGCATCAGCCCCGAGCAGGTGCGCCGCCTCAAGGAAGAGTTCTCCGTCTACATGGTGGACTCCAGCCGCATGAACCTGGCCGGTATCAACCACCAGAATGCCGATTACCTGGCCGACGCCATCGTCAAAGTGCTCTAAGGCCAAGCCATGAAAAAAGCCGCTCAGTGAGCGGCTTTTTTGTTTTTGGCATGACGGCCAGTGGCTTACTGCGCCAGGACCTTACCTTCACGGCGGGGATCCGCCCCGCCCTGCCAGCGGCCATCCGGCAAGCGCCAGATCCCCTGCAGGCCGGAGTTCAGGTCGATAACCCGCACGTCATGGCCCCTGGCCTTGAGACCCTGGACCCAGTCTTCCGCCACAGTGCCCTTTTCCACGGCAGTGTAATCGTTGCGGTTGGTGACGTTGGGCAGGTCGATGGCAGCCTGGATGTCGAGGCCTCCGTCAATGACGCCCACCAAGGTCTTGGTGACGTAGTTGATGATCCTTGAACCGCCGGGAGAGCCCACCATGCCCTGCAGCTCACCCTTGTAGAGCACCATGGTCGGCGACATGGAGCTGCGGGGACGCTTGCCCCCTTGGACCCTGTTGGCCACCCAGCGGCCTTGAGCGTCCTTGTCACCGAAGTTGAAGTCGGTAAGCTCGTTGTTGAGCAGGAAGCCCCCCACCATCAGGGTGGAGCCGAAGCCCATCTCGATGCTGGCGGTCATGGACACGGCGTTGCCGTCCTTGTCGATGGCCACCAGGTGGCTGGTACAAGGCAGCTCCGGGCTCTTGGTATCGGCCCTGGGGCCAAAATCGCCTGGCAGGGCGAACTTGTCAGAATCCCCTACCAGGCCGGAACGGCGGGTCAGGTACTTGTCGTCCAGCATGGCCTTCATGGGTACCGGGACAAAGGCCGGGTCACCTTCGTAGCGGTTACGGTCGGCAAAGGCCAGGCGGGAAGCCTGGGTAAAGCGGTGGACACCGGCCAGATCCCAGTTGCTGATGGGCGGCAGCTTGTTGAGTATCCCGAGCTGTTGAGTCACCACCAGGCCGCCAGCCGGGGGCGGCGCACCACACACCTGATATTGGCGGTAGGGGCCACAGACGACGCCGCGCCAAATGGGCCTGTAGTCACGCAGGTCGCCCAAGGCCATCTGCCCCGGGTTGCTGGCATGGCCTCGCACCGTAGCCACTATGGCCTTGGCCAGATCACCTTCGTAGAAGGCTTTGGGTCCGTCCTTGGCAATGGCTTTGAGGGTCTTGGCAAAGGCAGGGTTCTTCAGGCGCTGGCCGGCTTTCAGGGCCTGACCGCCGGGGAAGAAATAGTCCTTGGCTGTCGGCGAGGTGCGCAGGCCCGGGTTCATCTCGATGCGCAGCAGCTCGGCCAGGCGTGGGCTGACGATAAAGCCGTCTTCTGCCAGCTTGATGGCCGGTTGGAAAAGGCTGGCCCAGGGCAGCTTGCCGTATTTCTGGTGCGCTTCCCAAAAGCCCTTGACGACCCCAGGCACCCCGACGGAGCGCCCTCCTACCAGGGCTTTGAAGAAGTCCATGGGCTTACCGTTCTCCATGAACAGCTCGGGGGTGTCGGCCTTGGGCGCCATTTCCCTGGCATCCATTGTCTTGATGGTCTTGGCCTTCTCATCCCAGACCAGCATGAAGGCACCGCCACCGACCCCGGACGACTGAGGCTCGACCAGGTTCAAGACCATTTCGGCGGCGATGATGGCATCCACGGCCGAGCCACCTTGCTTGAGAATGGCAAATCCCGCCTGCGAAGCCAGGGGATTGGCGGTAGCCATCATCAGCTTGTTGCCTACCACAGCCTGCTGTTGGTGGCGGCCCGTGGCCGCTTCCGGCTCGCGAATTTCCCCCTTGGCCAAGACCAGGGTCGGTATCAGGGCAAGCCAAAGCCAATGTCGCACGGCAGCACTCCTTCGGTTCTTTACAATCAAAGGGATGCTGACAGGGGCCAATAAAAAAGGCAACCCGCGAGGGTTGCCTTTGTTTCACGTAATGCTTCTAGCAAAGATGAGCATCTTCCTCCAACTCCACGGGCAGTTCTCTGACTACCTCATCCTGGAGCTGGTAATAAGGCTCATGGCTCTCATGGTATTCCATGGTTGCTTGGCCTCTCTTGTAGGGTCGGCGCGCATTGTAACGTTTTCGTCAGCCCTGCTCTAGGTGTTTTTGCAGGAATTCGGCAAGCTCCCCTGTCATGGGCAGCGCCTTGCCGGTCTTCTGGTCAAGGCAGACAAAGGTGATGGCGGCGTCGGCCACCAGGGTGTCGGTCCCTTCCAGGAACACCTGCTGGCTGACGACCCCGGAGCGTTCGGACAGTTTGCCCAGGCAAGTGTCGATGCGCAGTTGCTGCCCCAGGGTAGCGGCGGCGCGGTAGTTGATGTTGATGTTCACCACCACAAAGGCTATCTGGTGCTGCTGGAACCAGGCCATATCCCCTGAGTCTTCCAGCCAGCCCCAACGGGCTTCTTCGAGAAATTCCAGGTAACGGGCGTTGTTGACGTGTTGGTAGACGTCCAGGTGATAACCCCGAACCTTGATGTGGGTGTGATGCATGTTGTTATCGGTCCTTCATTGATAATGGCGCTTGGCCTCGGCCGGCATACGGACCAGGGCTCTCTGGATAAGGTCGTCAAAGGCCTGCTCAAGGGGACTGAGATCGAGGCCTGGTTCCAACAGGGCCAGCGCCTGGCAGACAGCCTCGACGGTACTGAGGGCGCCGTCCTTGCGGCTCTTGCGCAGCAGGTAACGGCTGCCCTCCCCCATCGGCAGGCTCACTTGGGGCAAAACCTTGAGGGCGGGGCTCTGCTCATAAAGGC
This region includes:
- a CDS encoding DUF5655 domain-containing protein produces the protein MYQPHPAIKHAKAMAQNLAADTGRELTDWRALVAAEAPNDPKAWLKAEYGLGGATVGLILDPYSADEDHYLEMAPKWVDAQYSGKMAALRPLYDAVEDLLLSISDEVQLCPTQTLVSAYHNKLFAQVKVASQSAIDLGLALGTAVPFGRRLEDTGGLARKDRITHKVRLTDVSQLDDELGQWLAQAFEFAR
- the rsuA gene encoding 16S rRNA pseudouridine(516) synthase RsuA; translated protein: MRLDKFIADNSDYSRAQVKRLMHKELVSVNGEVVKDPGFKVTEQDQVLLDGEPMRSLGSRYLMLHKPKGYVCSTDDPEHASVLLLLDDRERFGLHMAGRLDLDTTGLVLLTDDGQWSHRVTSPKHQCQKRYRVWLDEPLVADAEARFLEGVQLRGERHLTKPAQLERISDTEVLLTISEGKYHQVKRMFAALDNKVVDLHREAVGALELDPDLAEGEYRPLTPEEVASLV
- a CDS encoding aromatic amino acid transaminase, with protein sequence MFESLHALPADPILGLSVAYQKDGNPNKVDLGVGVYKTETGETPIMKAVALAQRQRIDTETTKTYVSSAGDAGFNDKLAKLVFGAENPVLARQCTVTTPGGTGALRMAAELIKRCHPGATVWVTNPTWANHTALFQDAGLVVKSYRYFDKDNSCVDFAGMMEALKAIPKGDVVLLHACCHNPSGADLSQEQWKAFAELAKEKGFTPLLDMAYQGFGVGLEEDAFGPRYLAETLPELLLTTSGSKNFGMYRERVGALTMVAENGTRAEILSSVIQNVARCIYSMPPVHGAAIIDIILGSNELSALWQQELAEMRGRIHDLRALLVEKLHARQDQKDFSFITRQYGMFSFLGISPEQVRRLKEEFSVYMVDSSRMNLAGINHQNADYLADAIVKVL
- the ggt gene encoding gamma-glutamyltransferase codes for the protein MRHWLWLALIPTLVLAKGEIREPEAATGRHQQQAVVGNKLMMATANPLASQAGFAILKQGGSAVDAIIAAEMVLNLVEPQSSGVGGGAFMLVWDEKAKTIKTMDAREMAPKADTPELFMENGKPMDFFKALVGGRSVGVPGVVKGFWEAHQKYGKLPWASLFQPAIKLAEDGFIVSPRLAELLRIEMNPGLRTSPTAKDYFFPGGQALKAGQRLKNPAFAKTLKAIAKDGPKAFYEGDLAKAIVATVRGHASNPGQMALGDLRDYRPIWRGVVCGPYRQYQVCGAPPPAGGLVVTQQLGILNKLPPISNWDLAGVHRFTQASRLAFADRNRYEGDPAFVPVPMKAMLDDKYLTRRSGLVGDSDKFALPGDFGPRADTKSPELPCTSHLVAIDKDGNAVSMTASIEMGFGSTLMVGGFLLNNELTDFNFGDKDAQGRWVANRVQGGKRPRSSMSPTMVLYKGELQGMVGSPGGSRIINYVTKTLVGVIDGGLDIQAAIDLPNVTNRNDYTAVEKGTVAEDWVQGLKARGHDVRVIDLNSGLQGIWRLPDGRWQGGADPRREGKVLAQ
- a CDS encoding acyl-CoA thioesterase encodes the protein MHHTHIKVRGYHLDVYQHVNNARYLEFLEEARWGWLEDSGDMAWFQQHQIAFVVVNININYRAAATLGQQLRIDTCLGKLSERSGVVSQQVFLEGTDTLVADAAITFVCLDQKTGKALPMTGELAEFLQKHLEQG